Proteins from one Mesoplasma sp. JKS002658 genomic window:
- a CDS encoding L-lactate dehydrogenase, whose amino-acid sequence MKNTANKVVLIGAGAVGTSFLYSAINQGIAADYVLIDAFPDAAEGNALDLADTAAVLPTPFARIKAGSYQDCQDADVLVITAGRPQKPGETRLDMVAGNAQIMKSIALEVKASGFSGITVIASNPVDVLTLVYQEVTGFDPHKVIGSGTTLDSARLRRLVGEKLAVSPTNVETFLMGEHGDSSVAVWSHATIMGQPLSKYIESNQITQQQLDETRTQAINMAYRIIELKRATFYGIGACLTRIVKAILNDERSTLMVGAKLSGEYENSDLYTGVPAIISAQGWESIIEWDLTKEEQTQFNQSCATLNQSIQKAREAIK is encoded by the coding sequence ATGAAAAACACCGCAAACAAAGTTGTCTTGATTGGGGCTGGTGCAGTTGGAACTTCCTTCTTATATTCTGCAATTAACCAAGGAATTGCTGCTGATTATGTGCTGATTGATGCTTTTCCAGACGCTGCAGAAGGAAATGCATTAGATTTAGCTGATACTGCTGCTGTCCTTCCGACCCCCTTTGCTCGCATTAAGGCGGGAAGTTATCAGGATTGTCAGGATGCTGATGTTCTGGTAATTACTGCTGGTCGTCCTCAAAAACCAGGAGAAACCCGTTTAGATATGGTTGCTGGTAACGCCCAAATTATGAAGTCAATTGCTTTGGAAGTAAAAGCTTCTGGTTTTAGTGGGATTACTGTGATTGCCTCTAACCCAGTTGATGTTTTAACCTTAGTGTATCAAGAAGTAACTGGTTTTGACCCTCACAAGGTTATTGGGAGTGGAACTACTTTAGACTCAGCTCGTTTAAGAAGATTAGTTGGAGAAAAATTAGCAGTTTCTCCAACTAATGTCGAAACCTTTTTAATGGGAGAACACGGTGATTCATCAGTAGCTGTTTGATCACATGCGACAATTATGGGTCAACCTTTAAGTAAATACATTGAAAGTAATCAAATTACTCAACAACAATTAGATGAAACTCGAACTCAAGCAATTAACATGGCTTATCGAATTATTGAATTAAAACGAGCTACTTTTTATGGAATTGGTGCTTGTTTAACCAGAATTGTTAAAGCTATTCTCAATGATGAACGTTCAACTTTAATGGTTGGTGCGAAACTGAGTGGTGAGTATGAAAATAGTGATTTGTATACAGGAGTACCAGCAATTATTTCTGCTCAAGGGTGAGAAAGTATTATTGAATGGGATTTAACCAAAGAAGAACAAACACAATTTAACCAATCTTGTGCAACTTTAAACCAATCAATTCAAAAAGCTCGCGAAGCAATTAAGTAA
- a CDS encoding phosphatase PAP2 family protein: MLRKIKNPYSWENLLAFGVLAIFCIFGLISWIVASNYSVDLKFSEVLDHGMKYKFIRFWTMFRVLDGFEGVITFIFPMGYIVIESFLLAMKKARPHGWFAHYHTTSVWIYLFMSGGWTAGVTLRSVTFFFGDQGFGQGYWYWFQTGWSYLIPGFVVSLTIQLVYLWTATWYVHQKLARRHDFLVQQYWKRACVALLSIGFIYIPVLILKTGFGRPYLYNIRFGDLFVKMQSQAPERFAHYLNQSPTTWHRNAGFNPNPYTAEQLKALFGERYYQYVENQQQLVQTWVDDWNQNHPANQIAINNHYYFNFPENSPRDLFNNPRRGWNYFDSNQTYPWYKPTGQGNWNGDNNLLAAAIPDEGAFPSGHMVATFGICLTVYLFKDDHDKQVVIIRRIGFVIGLIFYLDMFFSLAVSLSHWWSDLGFSMFWTGIGVLLAHVTMLLINKFLILPFFRWVKIS; encoded by the coding sequence ATGTTAAGAAAAATTAAAAACCCTTATAGTTGAGAAAATCTCCTTGCTTTTGGTGTGCTTGCTATCTTTTGTATTTTTGGCTTGATTAGTTGAATTGTTGCTAGTAATTATTCTGTGGATTTAAAGTTTTCTGAAGTCCTGGATCATGGAATGAAGTACAAGTTTATCCGGTTTTGAACTATGTTTCGGGTTTTAGATGGCTTTGAAGGAGTAATTACTTTTATTTTTCCAATGGGATATATTGTTATTGAATCCTTTCTTTTAGCGATGAAAAAAGCTCGTCCTCACGGATGGTTTGCCCATTATCACACAACTTCTGTTTGAATTTATTTGTTCATGTCTGGAGGGTGAACTGCTGGAGTTACCCTTCGCTCTGTTACCTTCTTTTTTGGTGATCAAGGGTTTGGTCAGGGATACTGGTACTGGTTTCAAACTGGGTGAAGCTATCTAATCCCTGGATTTGTTGTTTCACTAACAATTCAGTTAGTTTATTTGTGAACTGCTACTTGGTATGTGCACCAAAAATTAGCTCGTCGTCACGACTTTTTAGTTCAGCAGTATTGAAAGCGTGCTTGTGTGGCACTACTAAGTATTGGTTTTATTTATATCCCGGTTTTAATTCTAAAAACTGGTTTTGGTCGCCCGTATTTATATAACATTCGCTTTGGTGATTTATTTGTCAAAATGCAAAGTCAAGCTCCAGAACGTTTTGCTCATTACTTGAATCAAAGTCCAACTACTTGGCATCGTAACGCAGGTTTTAACCCTAATCCTTACACTGCTGAACAATTAAAAGCCTTGTTTGGTGAACGGTATTATCAGTATGTCGAAAATCAACAACAACTGGTGCAGACTTGAGTTGATGATTGAAATCAAAATCATCCTGCCAACCAGATTGCAATTAATAACCATTATTACTTCAATTTTCCTGAAAATAGTCCTCGTGATCTCTTTAACAATCCTCGTAGGGGTTGAAACTACTTTGATTCAAACCAAACTTATCCTTGATATAAACCAACCGGACAAGGGAATTGAAACGGAGATAATAACTTGTTAGCAGCAGCAATTCCTGATGAAGGTGCCTTTCCTAGTGGTCATATGGTAGCAACTTTTGGGATTTGTTTGACAGTTTATCTTTTTAAAGATGACCACGATAAACAAGTAGTTATCATTCGTCGGATTGGGTTTGTGATTGGTTTAATCTTTTATCTAGATATGTTCTTTTCTTTAGCGGTTTCTTTAAGTCACTGGTGAAGCGACTTAGGATTTAGTATGTTTTGAACTGGCATTGGGGTTTTACTTGCACATGTAACAATGCTCTTGATTAATAAATTTTTAATTCTGCCCTTTTTTAGATGGGTTAAAATTAGTTAA